The Pseudoalteromonas translucida KMM 520 genome has a window encoding:
- a CDS encoding DEAD/DEAH box helicase, which yields MLRSWQKECLELAVKKYTATDKHFLCQATPGSGKTIMAASLAKTLFDKKMIDRVVCFSPSVEVANNIRRTFGKIIGCSFDGSFTSIGVSMTYQSLCSIPQSAWFGLSKYRTFFIFDEIHHCSFSQDKSKINTWGERVVFNLQDIATYTLALSGTPWRSDALPIALLNYSDPEGKLICDYKYSFSQAIGDNVCREPKIVLVDSKSISNGHETYGSIAEFLKQTHSTHQEVLNNHSALKYLLKLAVLKLSEIRTSKSTAGGLVVASSVAHAEMINKILIEEFNQTSTIVTYLHDNSIKKINSFKSSFEQWIVSVGMISEGTDIPRLQVCCHLSSIKTELYFRQVLGRIVRSGKNKIELAWLFTFAETSLVEFAERINIDIPDCCSYVDMECNTLSLSDKSLKHLKPYKKGKNSSLKVNFDVLSEDCLSSGNYLVSTGELPYCSMDSLHIKSLRARVVEAFL from the coding sequence ATGCTGAGAAGTTGGCAAAAAGAATGTCTGGAGTTAGCAGTAAAGAAATACACGGCTACTGATAAGCACTTTCTATGTCAGGCTACTCCTGGCAGTGGTAAAACAATAATGGCAGCATCACTGGCAAAAACGTTATTTGATAAAAAAATGATAGATAGGGTTGTCTGTTTTTCACCATCGGTTGAGGTGGCTAATAATATTAGAAGAACATTTGGAAAAATAATTGGCTGTTCGTTTGATGGCTCATTTACGTCTATAGGTGTCTCTATGACTTATCAAAGTTTATGTTCAATTCCACAGAGTGCTTGGTTTGGGCTTAGTAAATATCGTACATTTTTTATTTTTGATGAAATACATCACTGCTCATTCTCGCAAGATAAATCTAAAATCAATACGTGGGGTGAGAGAGTGGTTTTCAACTTGCAGGATATTGCAACCTACACGCTTGCGCTATCGGGCACCCCTTGGCGATCAGATGCTCTTCCTATCGCTTTGCTAAACTATTCAGACCCCGAAGGTAAATTAATCTGCGATTATAAATACAGCTTTAGTCAGGCCATTGGGGATAATGTGTGTAGAGAACCAAAAATAGTTTTAGTTGACAGCAAAAGTATTTCGAATGGTCACGAAACCTACGGATCGATTGCTGAATTTCTTAAACAAACTCACTCAACGCACCAAGAAGTTCTTAATAACCACTCTGCACTTAAATATCTATTGAAATTAGCAGTATTAAAATTGTCGGAGATAAGAACTTCAAAATCGACTGCCGGAGGTCTAGTTGTTGCGTCTTCAGTAGCACACGCAGAAATGATTAACAAAATATTGATTGAAGAATTCAATCAAACGTCAACGATAGTCACATACTTACACGATAATTCAATAAAAAAGATCAACTCATTTAAGTCATCTTTTGAACAGTGGATTGTTAGTGTAGGCATGATCAGTGAAGGTACCGACATACCTAGACTACAAGTATGTTGTCATCTAAGCTCTATAAAAACAGAGTTGTACTTTAGGCAAGTTTTAGGGCGTATTGTTAGATCTGGCAAAAATAAAATTGAACTCGCCTGGTTATTCACATTTGCAGAAACAAGCTTAGTTGAGTTTGCTGAGCGCATTAATATTGATATACCAGATTGTTGCTCTTATGTTGATATGGAATGTAATACTCTTTCATTGTCAGATAAATCATTGAAACATTTAAAACCATATAAGAAAGGAAAAAATAGCAGCTTAAAAGTGAACTTTGATGTACTTAGTGAAGATTGTTTATCTTCAGGTAACTATCTGGTTAGCACTGGAGAGTTGCCTTATTGCTCTATGGATAGTTTACACATTAAGTCACTCAGAGCTAGAGTTGTTGAAGCATTTTTATAA
- a CDS encoding helix-turn-helix domain-containing protein — MFQNPIPIKLKQARTKSGITQKQLGVLIGMDENSASGRMNHYEKGRHIPDLATLKKIADELNVPLNYFFCEDEATAELVIEISKLDAEKKLKLIKELKGSSK, encoded by the coding sequence GTGTTCCAAAATCCAATTCCAATTAAACTCAAACAAGCCCGCACTAAATCAGGTATTACTCAAAAACAGCTGGGGGTACTTATCGGCATGGATGAAAACTCTGCGAGTGGTCGGATGAATCACTATGAGAAAGGCCGTCATATTCCTGACTTAGCTACCCTAAAAAAGATCGCTGATGAACTAAATGTTCCATTGAATTATTTTTTCTGTGAAGATGAGGCAACAGCAGAGCTAGTAATTGAAATATCAAAATTAGATGCAGAGAAGAAGCTGAAATTAATCAAAGAACTTAAAGGCTCATCAAAATAG
- a CDS encoding HEPN/Toprim-associated domain-containing protein gives MGSSVSLDVGSLEFDYSKGEYFNNHSKLFMQSDYGVINTHMYEDELHEETGFSRTLGEVKLRLDLLGYKLKDIQTIYEKSILDFFEETFLELVSSEDFVKVVSAMNIDDLERISENPGSTFYNYLSEVVFKQNDFENAKEPILANSDDFFIFLDRLHPYAYMRLLAENPKNQHVKVMWRTQEIVEGRLVTKDKLHTGVDDEHKFLIITEGSSDLFIIKRAMTLLRPDVTDFFTYVDMKKHYPFTGTGSLYKFFQGLASIGMLNKCLFIFDNDAEGVEKYEKTAEIKAPKNLKVMKLPDLEEFSRFATEGPTGRHYADVNGKAVAIECFLDLSYKVSKEPVVRWSLYKSDMKTYHGALEEKEHYTKQFKKVKSIDDRYDFRKLNLLIDHIVDVCKS, from the coding sequence GTGGGTTCCTCTGTTTCTTTAGATGTAGGCTCTTTGGAGTTCGATTATAGTAAGGGTGAGTATTTTAACAATCACTCAAAATTGTTTATGCAGTCTGATTATGGCGTGATAAACACACATATGTATGAAGATGAATTGCATGAAGAAACTGGCTTTTCACGCACGTTGGGGGAAGTAAAGTTAAGGTTAGATTTGTTAGGCTATAAACTTAAGGATATCCAAACTATTTATGAGAAGAGTATTTTAGATTTTTTTGAAGAGACATTTTTGGAGTTGGTCTCTTCTGAGGATTTTGTAAAAGTCGTATCAGCTATGAATATTGATGACTTAGAGCGCATTTCGGAAAACCCAGGTTCAACGTTTTATAACTATCTCTCTGAGGTTGTTTTTAAACAAAATGATTTTGAGAATGCAAAAGAGCCAATACTCGCAAACAGTGATGATTTTTTTATATTTTTAGACCGTCTTCATCCGTATGCATATATGCGACTGCTCGCTGAAAATCCAAAGAATCAACATGTGAAAGTTATGTGGAGAACGCAAGAAATAGTTGAAGGACGGTTGGTTACCAAAGATAAGCTTCATACTGGCGTTGATGACGAACATAAATTTTTGATCATAACGGAAGGGTCATCTGATTTATTTATTATTAAGCGAGCGATGACGCTCCTTAGGCCTGATGTTACTGACTTTTTTACCTATGTAGATATGAAAAAGCATTACCCATTTACTGGGACGGGTAGTTTGTATAAGTTTTTTCAAGGCTTGGCGAGTATTGGGATGCTAAACAAATGTCTTTTTATCTTTGATAACGATGCTGAAGGGGTTGAGAAGTATGAGAAGACGGCTGAGATTAAAGCGCCAAAAAATCTAAAGGTTATGAAGCTCCCAGACTTGGAAGAGTTTTCCCGTTTTGCGACTGAAGGGCCAACCGGTAGGCATTATGCGGATGTAAATGGTAAAGCGGTCGCTATTGAGTGTTTTCTAGATTTATCTTACAAGGTGAGCAAGGAACCTGTTGTCAGGTGGTCTTTATATAAGAGTGACATGAAAACGTATCACGGTGCCTTAGAAGAGAAAGAGCACTATACAAAACAGTTTAAGAAAGTTAAGTCGATTGATGATCGTTATGACTTCAGGAAACTCAATTTATTGATTGATCACATTGTTGATGTCTGTAAAAGTTGA
- a CDS encoding IS3 family transposase (programmed frameshift): MKKLKRATYSAAIKLETAQLVVDQGYTQEDAAKAMGVGKSTVSKWVTQLKQERNGQAPSASPMTPEQIEIRELKKQIQRIELEKDIFKKGYRSLDVRLPEQFSLIEKLNQRERYPISVLCNVFNVHRSSYKYWAIRDTTPTPEQVRLEAEVKAIHRMSGGSAGARTIATIATNNDFELSRYRAAKLMVKLKLESCQVPQHQYKRGGNEHLEIPNLLDRQFDVVEPNTVWCGDVTYLWTGNRWAYLAVVIDLFARKVVGWAMSLSPDTNLTLKALELAYESRGKPTGLMFHSDQGSHYTSLKFRQRLWRYKITQSMSRRGNCWDNAPMERFFRSFKTEWMPKVGYGNFIDAKYSVSDYINGYYNNVRPHHYNAGLAPNESEIRYKDSKTVAKFY; encoded by the exons ATGAAGAAATTAAAACGTGCAACATATTCTGCGGCAATCAAATTAGAAACAGCTCAGCTTGTAGTCGACCAAGGTTACACGCAAGAAGATGCAGCCAAGGCTATGGGTGTTGGTAAATCAACTGTAAGTAAGTGGGTTACTCAATTAAAGCAAGAACGGAATGGCCAAGCACCATCCGCTTCACCAATGACGCCCGAACAGATTGAAATTCGTGAACTTAAAAAGCAAATCCAACGCATTGAATTAGAAAAGGATATAT TTAAAAAAGGCTACCGCTCTCTTGATGTCCGACTCCCTGAACAATTCTCGTTAATCGAGAAATTAAATCAACGAGAGCGCTACCCTATTAGCGTGTTATGCAACGTATTCAATGTGCATCGCAGCAGCTATAAATATTGGGCTATACGGGATACAACGCCTACACCTGAGCAAGTAAGGTTAGAAGCAGAGGTTAAAGCCATACATAGAATGAGTGGAGGCTCGGCAGGTGCAAGGACAATCGCTACAATAGCAACGAATAATGACTTTGAATTAAGCCGTTATCGTGCCGCTAAGCTGATGGTTAAACTAAAATTAGAGAGCTGCCAAGTACCACAACATCAATATAAACGTGGTGGTAATGAGCATCTTGAAATCCCAAATTTGCTAGATAGGCAGTTTGATGTTGTTGAACCGAATACTGTGTGGTGTGGTGATGTGACGTATCTTTGGACAGGCAATCGCTGGGCTTATTTAGCGGTCGTTATCGATTTATTTGCGCGTAAAGTCGTTGGTTGGGCAATGTCGTTGTCGCCAGATACTAATTTAACGCTAAAAGCGCTTGAACTCGCGTATGAAAGCAGAGGAAAACCGACAGGACTGATGTTCCATTCAGACCAAGGTAGTCATTATACAAGCTTAAAATTTCGCCAACGTTTATGGCGCTATAAAATTACGCAAAGCATGAGTAGGCGTGGAAACTGTTGGGATAATGCGCCAATGGAGCGATTTTTTAGAAGCTTTAAAACGGAATGGATGCCAAAGGTTGGATATGGAAATTTTATAGATGCTAAATATAGCGTTAGTGATTATATCAACGGATATTACAACAACGTTAGGCCGCATCATTATAATGCAGGTTTAGCACCAAATGAATCTGAGATTAGATACAAAGATTCTAAAACTGTGGCCAAATTTTATTGA
- a CDS encoding AHH domain-containing protein gives MRAARLRLRLATFGIDIDHEANGVYLPRFQKHVPMDILPDAYPHSKIHTGKYYFNIEFLLNER, from the coding sequence ATGCGCGCTGCCCGTTTAAGGCTGAGGTTAGCGACGTTCGGTATCGATATTGACCATGAAGCAAATGGAGTCTACTTACCTCGGTTTCAAAAGCATGTTCCAATGGACATCCTCCCAGATGCTTATCCACATTCAAAAATTCATACAGGCAAATATTATTTTAATATTGAGTTTTTACTTAATGAACGATAG
- a CDS encoding endonuclease, translating into MKASTITLLATLTFSAASSGNQEIDSFSKAKRLLEKQVYNNHRITLYCGATFDASKKVTAPEGFSTTKYVKRSKKIEWEHVVPAENFGRTFSEWRDGDKQCVNSKGKSFKGRRCAEKVNTEYRFMQADMFNLYPAIGAVNALRSNHNFTMLPAAQSDFGRCAMKIDDRKAEPPEVARGQIARTYLYMENTYKRYNMSKAQRQLMNAWDKMYPVDAWECTRAEKISKLQKNQNDVVKSRCESISL; encoded by the coding sequence ATGAAAGCATCCACAATTACACTGTTAGCAACACTTACTTTCTCTGCTGCCTCTTCAGGAAATCAAGAAATCGACTCATTTAGCAAAGCTAAACGACTTCTAGAAAAGCAGGTTTATAACAATCACCGCATTACACTTTATTGTGGTGCGACATTTGACGCTAGTAAAAAAGTAACCGCGCCGGAGGGCTTTTCTACAACAAAGTACGTCAAACGATCTAAAAAAATTGAATGGGAGCACGTTGTTCCAGCAGAAAACTTTGGTCGTACTTTTAGCGAATGGCGAGATGGGGACAAGCAATGTGTGAATAGTAAGGGGAAGTCATTTAAAGGTCGACGATGTGCCGAAAAAGTAAATACAGAATACCGTTTTATGCAAGCTGATATGTTTAACCTCTATCCGGCCATTGGTGCCGTGAATGCGCTGAGAAGTAATCATAACTTTACCATGCTTCCAGCGGCTCAAAGCGATTTTGGACGTTGCGCGATGAAAATCGACGACAGAAAAGCTGAGCCACCTGAAGTGGCTAGAGGGCAAATTGCGCGTACTTATTTGTATATGGAGAACACTTATAAACGATACAATATGAGTAAAGCGCAACGCCAACTAATGAATGCGTGGGATAAAATGTATCCTGTTGATGCTTGGGAGTGCACTAGAGCTGAGAAGATTTCCAAGCTACAAAAGAATCAAAATGATGTAGTTAAAAGCCGCTGTGAGAGTATAAGTCTATAA
- a CDS encoding LexA family protein: MFVIPIFIEAGITGFESPAAEYVELGISIDELIIKHPNATFIGIASGQSMQEVGIFDGDLLVIDRAEDVSTGDVIVASYNGSFVCKIIDKSQRLLISASKDYKSVYISNDDDFKLEGVVTASIRLHRNKAEVNRCLPS; the protein is encoded by the coding sequence ATGTTCGTTATTCCAATTTTTATAGAAGCAGGTATCACCGGCTTTGAATCTCCTGCTGCAGAATATGTAGAGCTAGGTATTTCAATCGATGAACTAATCATTAAACACCCGAATGCCACTTTTATTGGTATAGCTTCTGGGCAATCCATGCAAGAAGTAGGAATATTCGATGGTGACTTATTAGTCATTGATAGAGCTGAGGATGTAAGTACCGGCGATGTCATTGTTGCAAGCTATAACGGTTCGTTTGTTTGTAAAATCATAGATAAATCGCAACGCTTACTTATCTCTGCCTCTAAAGATTATAAGTCTGTTTATATCTCTAATGATGATGACTTTAAGCTCGAAGGTGTCGTTACTGCGAGCATCCGCCTACACAGAAATAAAGCTGAAGTGAATCGATGTTTGCCCTCGTAG
- a CDS encoding Y-family DNA polymerase, with the protein MFALVDAVAFYASAEKVFDPSIRFKPVVVLTNNDGCICAICPIARKLNIPKFEPYFKIRPYLEQHNVVVRSSNYELYADLSERMMTVINRFCDDHYVYSIDESFLRFTGFSKIINDWADYGHTIRRAVWRETGLPVGVGFGITPTLAKAANHAAKKLSGYNGVAVINDDISRQEILTRMDVTDVWGIGSRLGRKLKIMGIKSAWDLANQNPKAMRHMFSVVVERTVSELNGIACLSWDEVKQNKKEIYSTRSFGERVSDLNTLKSALVTHAAIVGRKLRKQQSLAKRLVIFAASSPHEDAYYKKSLLYDFPIPTSDTSVIANAVSDVIDDIFKANTRFYRCGIGAIELESELFQQADMFSVSEDKPKMMECLDVINKRYGVGTLSIGSEKLTKSWNMKRAFLSPHYTTRWSDIPIIDCD; encoded by the coding sequence ATGTTTGCCCTCGTAGATGCAGTTGCATTTTATGCCAGTGCGGAGAAGGTGTTTGACCCATCCATTCGCTTTAAACCCGTTGTTGTTCTAACAAATAACGATGGGTGTATTTGTGCAATATGCCCTATTGCTAGAAAGCTTAATATCCCGAAATTTGAACCTTACTTCAAAATTAGACCCTATTTAGAGCAGCATAATGTCGTCGTGCGCTCTTCAAATTATGAACTCTATGCTGATTTGAGTGAGAGAATGATGACGGTCATTAATCGTTTTTGTGATGACCATTATGTTTATAGTATTGATGAGTCATTTTTACGTTTTACTGGTTTTTCTAAAATCATCAATGACTGGGCTGATTACGGACACACAATACGGCGAGCGGTATGGCGCGAAACAGGATTGCCTGTTGGTGTAGGCTTTGGCATTACGCCTACGTTAGCTAAAGCTGCCAACCATGCGGCAAAAAAACTCTCTGGTTATAACGGAGTTGCTGTTATTAATGATGATATATCACGCCAAGAAATCCTGACGCGTATGGATGTTACCGATGTCTGGGGTATTGGCTCTCGACTCGGTAGAAAACTTAAGATCATGGGGATTAAAAGTGCATGGGATTTAGCAAACCAGAACCCTAAAGCAATGCGACACATGTTTAGCGTTGTTGTTGAGAGGACCGTAAGTGAGCTTAACGGCATCGCCTGTTTAAGTTGGGATGAAGTAAAACAGAATAAAAAAGAAATCTACTCAACGAGAAGTTTCGGGGAAAGAGTAAGTGATTTAAATACATTAAAATCAGCCCTCGTAACACACGCAGCGATTGTTGGCCGCAAGCTAAGAAAACAACAGTCATTAGCAAAACGACTTGTTATATTCGCTGCAAGCTCGCCACACGAAGACGCGTATTATAAGAAATCTTTGCTCTATGATTTTCCTATACCTACATCAGATACCAGTGTTATAGCCAATGCTGTTTCAGATGTTATTGATGATATTTTTAAGGCTAACACGCGCTTTTATCGCTGCGGTATTGGCGCAATAGAGTTAGAAAGTGAGTTATTTCAACAAGCCGATATGTTCTCTGTAAGTGAGGATAAACCTAAAATGATGGAATGCTTAGATGTAATAAATAAACGCTATGGTGTAGGAACTTTATCTATAGGTAGTGAAAAGCTAACAAAATCATGGAACATGAAAAGGGCTTTTTTATCGCCCCACTACACAACCCGCTGGTCAGACATTCCTATCATAGATTGTGATTGA
- a CDS encoding ABC-three component system protein, with protein sequence MTIGNEGGKPPANKTVHVERNAGNIIIGDSPEYEISSAINELLKSLANKPFTFKKSRRRPSSETVVKIKYNSLKAKSHIIKQYLDHSSKVEEAYSEIDSLITFGKDTILQNLNDLYYLALDAVEIDYLTCDIDIAKIRENSEFILDFIIQRLKNTVFESKNTPAYKEHVELGVNVVVAHAFIECIIMENPTYDS encoded by the coding sequence TTGACCATAGGAAATGAAGGGGGTAAACCCCCAGCAAATAAAACAGTTCACGTTGAACGTAATGCTGGAAATATCATAATCGGGGATTCACCCGAATATGAGATCAGCTCGGCTATAAATGAATTGCTAAAGTCATTAGCTAACAAGCCGTTTACGTTTAAGAAAAGCAGAAGACGCCCATCCTCTGAAACAGTTGTGAAGATTAAATACAATAGTCTTAAAGCTAAAAGTCATATCATAAAGCAATACTTAGATCATTCCTCAAAAGTAGAAGAAGCCTATTCCGAGATAGACTCATTGATAACTTTTGGAAAAGATACAATCCTGCAAAATTTAAACGATTTATACTATCTTGCTTTAGACGCTGTTGAAATCGACTATCTAACTTGCGATATAGACATAGCTAAAATCAGAGAAAATTCAGAGTTCATTTTGGATTTTATTATTCAAAGATTAAAAAACACCGTATTTGAATCAAAAAACACTCCAGCTTACAAAGAGCATGTTGAATTGGGCGTGAATGTCGTCGTCGCTCATGCTTTTATTGAGTGCATAATTATGGAAAACCCAACTTATGATTCCTAG
- a CDS encoding ABC-three component system middle component 6 has translation MIPRNGCDPEINIVSIGAKILKQVAEENPSLDAILTDCSSDLKVSIDHIILSLDWLFAIKAIGINGTEVFINEA, from the coding sequence ATGATTCCTAGAAATGGTTGTGACCCAGAAATAAATATTGTAAGTATCGGAGCAAAAATTCTAAAGCAAGTGGCAGAGGAAAATCCGTCCTTGGATGCGATACTCACTGACTGTTCTTCAGATCTAAAAGTATCGATTGACCACATTATATTGTCATTAGATTGGTTGTTTGCAATTAAGGCTATTGGGATTAATGGAACAGAGGTTTTTATAAATGAAGCTTGA
- a CDS encoding DUF2326 domain-containing protein, which yields MKLDNLEIKINSEVKRLVKFETGLNLITNKPNSGRTGNSVGKSTLSRVVDFLMLGSIDNIYIDEEFKKPNLEIEALFKNNFVTASLSFFDFSNKINQISRNLCVGGESESKFWVNGEIVEEKGYESFIQDKIFNISTRRPSVRAVAPKFIRNDSHRMLSTTKFLDKRQGPKDYSELFLYLFGFNNTSLLTEKRDATNLVNRRKRNSTSINALVKEQKPTSEIKKYKADAKELENNLLTFEYSSEYSNPIERLSELQVKEDRYTEELLSIQRKVDNINHTIELLSKDKDGYLINELKAIYSFSGVAIDGALRELEDVILFHRNLVEKKRRFLTIDLPKLDEESEGLQAELSSIRKDKLQVFSDMRSKESLDNVTKNLKRLGELKVELGKLEGLMEQQSKAKLDQTEAEAQLQKILEAISKEIDYVYEFEKKFNTHLGSLTKSLHDEEYSIDLEFNKDSGTCSIELNNSATNPEGGKKKAEVIAFDFAYIHAINELKLNRPNFIFHDSIEDIDQKQIEDIFKEAKKLPGQQILSMLSDKISEETYKEISKNVILSLDEDEKFFCV from the coding sequence ATGAAGCTTGATAACCTTGAAATAAAGATAAATAGCGAAGTAAAAAGATTGGTTAAATTCGAGACAGGCCTTAACCTCATCACAAACAAGCCAAATTCTGGGCGTACAGGAAACAGCGTCGGAAAATCAACATTATCAAGAGTGGTTGATTTTCTAATGCTAGGAAGCATAGACAATATTTACATCGATGAAGAGTTCAAAAAGCCAAACCTTGAGATAGAAGCGCTTTTTAAGAACAACTTTGTAACTGCTTCTCTCAGTTTCTTTGACTTCTCAAACAAAATAAATCAAATTTCTCGAAATCTATGTGTTGGTGGAGAATCTGAATCTAAATTCTGGGTAAATGGTGAAATTGTTGAAGAAAAGGGATATGAGTCATTTATTCAGGATAAAATCTTTAATATATCTACTAGAAGGCCTTCTGTTCGAGCTGTAGCGCCTAAATTCATTAGAAATGACAGTCATAGAATGTTGAGTACGACCAAGTTTCTTGATAAACGACAAGGCCCAAAAGATTACAGCGAACTTTTTTTATACCTTTTCGGCTTCAACAATACGTCTTTACTTACAGAGAAAAGAGATGCAACGAATCTGGTTAATAGACGAAAAAGAAATTCCACTTCAATCAATGCTCTAGTGAAAGAGCAAAAGCCAACAAGTGAGATCAAGAAATATAAGGCAGATGCTAAAGAGCTAGAGAACAACCTTTTAACATTCGAATACTCGTCAGAATATTCTAATCCAATAGAAAGGCTTTCAGAACTACAAGTAAAAGAAGACAGATATACCGAAGAGCTTCTATCAATACAGCGAAAAGTAGACAATATCAATCATACTATCGAACTATTATCCAAAGACAAAGATGGTTATTTAATCAACGAGCTTAAAGCTATATATAGTTTTTCTGGTGTAGCAATTGATGGAGCCTTAAGAGAACTTGAAGACGTTATTTTGTTCCATAGAAATCTCGTTGAAAAAAAGAGGCGCTTTCTTACGATTGACTTGCCTAAATTGGATGAGGAATCTGAAGGTCTTCAAGCAGAGCTCAGTTCAATACGGAAAGATAAGTTACAAGTTTTTTCTGATATGAGGTCTAAGGAAAGCTTAGACAATGTGACTAAAAATCTGAAACGTCTTGGTGAGCTTAAAGTTGAACTTGGAAAGTTAGAAGGTCTAATGGAGCAGCAGTCCAAGGCAAAATTAGATCAAACTGAAGCTGAAGCTCAATTGCAGAAAATCCTTGAGGCTATTTCCAAAGAGATTGACTATGTTTATGAGTTTGAGAAAAAATTCAATACACATTTAGGATCTCTTACTAAAAGTCTTCACGATGAAGAATACAGCATAGACTTAGAATTCAATAAGGATAGTGGTACTTGTTCTATAGAGCTCAATAACTCAGCAACTAATCCTGAGGGTGGGAAGAAGAAAGCCGAAGTCATTGCTTTTGATTTTGCATATATACATGCCATTAATGAGTTAAAGCTGAATCGACCAAATTTTATATTTCATGACAGTATTGAGGATATTGACCAAAAACAGATTGAAGATATTTTCAAAGAGGCAAAGAAACTCCCGGGTCAACAGATTTTGTCAATGCTATCAGATAAAATATCAGAAGAAACTTACAAGGAGATATCCAAAAATGTAATCTTATCTCTTGATGAGGATGAAAAGTTCTTTTGTGTTTAA